cgaaaataaaatcgattCGAAACCAGATTTCTCTTAAAACGACTTACGAAACAGTCTCAatattcataattcaaatatCCGAATAATTATTGAATTACAAAATCGAATAAATGAAAATTCGGGTCTTCACattatccataaatctccattattaccattgacaggacccgccccggatttcaccctgaaatccgaagtggccctgcggggcccaccttagaagaaattctaccaaaaatttggcggaacttcccctaaaatgggctacccaaaacctatagAAAGTAtgtacacttctaaatcaaatcatccttatacttATGGAGCCACActgctccccaactcaacatcaatctccaattcacaaaacacaaacctcaacttgaaaaacataaatcccataggtaatcagagcaattctaatagaaaggtaaataaggacaacctaactcaaaggcaaacgcggaagccatgctgttgactatgcctcaactccgtgtacgcccgacctcactaattcgcctgcaaactgggcatttgaaaccgaagggcccaggggaaaatattgaaaacacgttagtgtgagtggacaaaaataaacaattttaaacaaaagagattttatactttcccacatttaatttattaaaaaatctcccgatgcatgcactgatttaggaaaacgaaacaaaaggagttccgctcaagaaaaccgactagccccgctagtcccaaacaattgaaaggaaggatggaaactccgatactcaacagaataagaccagccccgctggttaaacggaaatcagactaggccccgctagtcaagtaatgataggatatggggaagaaatatcaccatacgggtaatggagcctcccaggctctacctaccctcgactgccactcacacatagattgtgtgaggaggagaatatgacctcgactgccacccacgtgaggaggagaataaatcacctcgactgccactcacatacacaaagtaagtgaggaggagaataagctacctcaactgccactcacaaacacaaagtctgtgaggaggagaccaaatcacatgacccgcttatggtgaggaaaaatcatcgaaaaccagtaaatccatgtagcctccccacatttctcacgagatagaaaccatgtattcaacgacgtgaccccgcacgccaagattactctcaatctcaaaataaataagtgagaaatagaaataaatcgacggcgtgtcccacacgcccaaaatattctcaaatccttaaaggaaaccggaaattagtataagcaaatcccatttccaaaaatctctcaaaatctccaagaaaccaaccaaatccaaaatccttaattaagcattcccgatgccaaaaccgaaagtcaataaataaatgagaaaatccaactccatcgaaactcatctcgagaatcttccaggaacttaaatcggcaattagaaatatacttaattccggaaaattacctcggaaataagcaatttatcaaataatattataaatcataatcaacctttgaaactcattatcgagagccaatccacgagataaaccgagatcgaatttccgaaaatcaaatcatttgctcaataagtaatatgattaaaactagagcattatttaagaaaataaatgcatgcatcaatatttaaaaataaaagtccactcacagtactattccgacgatcacgcattcgtgttccgtcatcaagcaatagctcggtacgtcgtcctgtacacaattatattctgtgaataattcttcaataatttaatacgattcctaaaatcaattcctcataattacatctcccattctcctcggatttagcccaaattataccactaataccaattcgttaatttaaaggtttcaaggcagaaccgagagatatccgacggtcggattctcgtaattcgataatcgaaaccctaaacttcaaaattcatacttaattccaagtttctccaaaaattaccaaacttcacaaacacagaatcatctcaacattctaagcatttttcataactgtgaccaggtgagaaaataccttgaagtgctccaattttgcagatgaacacaaacccggaaatctccaaacccaccaatttggaaatccttcaaattcaccttccaaacgtggaaatttcagctagaagtcttgagggGAGATGATCAGTGACTCAAGGCGCTCATAATAGAGCCAATTTCACCGCCGAAGATAGCCGGGAACTGGAGAATTTCGCCGGAGAAGTCAACTGCTACAATAACAATGCttgcataaattcggggttttccggccaaatcgccgaTACCCACTGGTACCATcgtgtagaggaggaagagacggtcaAAGGACAACTGAAATCATGTCAATCGGACGttggacggtgaagaaatcggaaaaagaagaagggagggCGACGCGGGGAAGAGGGAAGCAGAGAGAAATCtcgagggggggggggggtaggattcccgaaatggaaacttaccctggtaactttctatatataccatgaacagtaactttagtatgtaggctataactttcacatacaaactccgatttttacgcaccatatatacacgcgctcggtttaacgttctctacaactttcatgaagaacatttttttcaaattttgacccaaacaaaaagtcaacttttagggccactaaaagtatcgaaacaaagtaaaaagtgaaagtaattatcgtttaccgtccaaatgactagtaaactggtaaattgaggtacagGACGTTACAaccatctatttacatcaaatcTATTTCAATTTTCTAGTGTCTTTccctttccgaaaagccataacaatcacaattatgacattaattatccataaatctaCATTATTACCATCTTTTTACATCAATTCTATTTCAATTTtccaataataaaataaaaataaaaatcaatgaacagtaaaACTGACGGGTCAAGAAACAgaacgggtggaaacccatgtccagtggcagtgaacagtttcTTGACTGGTCGACGCCTTGACTTTTCGATCTTGATATTTCTTGACAACGGGTGGACTTTCTCTAAGAGCAAGTGCAGCAGTAGTTGTCTTGACCGGTCACTAGCTCTGATTGCTGAGGTGTTGACCATGGAAAGCAAAAATCTCCTTCCACCGGCCCGTTTTTGACCAGCCAAAATATGGCTTTTCTTGATCCAGTCGAAGTAATAGGGCAAGGCCTTGACTGACCCAGGTGAAGAAGGCTGCCAGCTTGGCCCATCCACGATCGTGGCTGACGTAAGCAGAAAGGGTGGAGAGCCTGACGTGATGAAGGATGCGTGTGATGCTCATTTTTTTGTTGGGTAGTGCCAAATAGTGTAAAACGAGTGCTGCATCGCTATTTTGTCGCGTAGCGACAGTGAATGGGATAGAGGAGGTGACGTGGTAGAGAGCTGTTGGCTAGTTTGAATTTTTGAAACCAACGGTTAATTAATATGGGCCGTTGGTTGTAGTTGATTATGCAGATTTGACCGTAAATAATTAATATGTATGATTATATAGGTAatggtaacaaaaaaaatttgaaaaaaaatctaaaaatttctctataaatacctaccatttattttacatttcacacctaaaaaattatatttcatagttacACAAAGttgttcttcctcctcttcctatagctctcatcttccaaatttttttatatccaatatggccgaacaaaggggaaacacacgtccagtggccggacaagggggagatcaaagtgaagatgAAAATGCCGAATTCGGGAGGAGATGGATgaatgaggaagatgttcaattgtgtAAGTCTTGGAAATATGTAAGCCAAAATCCGGCTTTGAGTAAAGATCGAAAAAAAACCGAGCTATGGAGGGGCGTGAAGCAACACTTTGCCTCAAATTGGAGTGGAACGGGccgatcttcttcctctttgaccggaaggtggaaaattttgaagatagaactctttgagtggcattgtgcattaaggcaagctCATAATTGGTACAAGTGTGGTTTgaatgcggttgatgaggtatgcatttgttgataaatcatttaatttgttgatacattatagttaaatattacttgataaataatatagtaattataatatcaaaCATGATCAGATGATAAGGACACGTGTCCACTCTTACTTGTATGTAATATGATCCAAAATCTTAGATAAGATTACATCGACAATAATCTTTAGATTGAATAGTATGCAAATGATCTGGTTTGTTCAAAGTTGTCGGTGGTTGCTTCACTTATTTCAAGAAAAATTGTCAATAACTATaggtggctcataatttgtccatcgaaaatatcataaaaatagtaaattgtaGTTTTGAGGCCCAAAACGATCCTGAAAGCCTGAAAAACCCCACACGTCGTGGCAAAGCGACGAGTTCTCTTTCTAGCGTTGTTCCCTTTCCGAAAAGCTATAGCAATCACAATTTTGATACTGAATGAATTTGCAGCAAACCAAATGCCAAATATTCCTATTCTTCAATCTTTGTTGTCATCCGTTCTACATTAATTATCTataaatctccattattaccatctatttacatcaaatatatttcaattttacaataaattaattaaatttttttccatgaacagtaactgaccGGTCAAAAAACAAAACGGGTGGAAATACATGTctagtggcagtgaacagttttTTGGCCGGTCGATCCAGTGACCCAATGATCTTGACATTTTCCCTTAataggtgaacttgctctaagtaaAATAAAAGGAGACCCTCTCACAATTTCATTTTCACGATTTAGGCCTATCATAAATAAAATAGACGGATTGAAAAGCCTTGTTTCAACTCTAGTGGCCCTAGCTAGCTGAAGATGCTCACCACTCGACCCGATCACCCGATCCATCTCCATCCCACTGGGTCAAGTACTCAAGTGCTCAAAATACTCTCTGTATTGCAAACCCCCACTTGGGTCCTACACAATAACCAATTGTTTCATTGTTGCATCCAGAACCCAATCCCACCCGTCCAAACTCCACCACCAAACCCAAGTCATCCAAACCAACGGCTAGAAACCAAAGAATCAGATTCACATAAAGCCACAGAACCTCttggaatctctctctctctatcacaTAGTGACAAATACGTATTATTATGCTTTCTCTTCCTTGGTCTCTTTCCTCATTTTCTCATCCTCTCAAATTATTGAGCACTTGGTCAAGTGCCACTTCTCTCTGAAACCTCTTCCTCCTTCTCTCAGATCCGCGACGATCTACGTCGATGGCGTCCAAGCGGATCTTGAAGGAGCTCAAGGATCTGCAGAAGGATCCTCCGACCTCATGCAGCGCCGGTATAGTCTTGTTTCTTTGTTCAGATTTGCATGCTCTTATTGATCTTAGCTTGTGCTTTCTCTTTTCATGGTTCTCAGTCTGTTTCGAAGCTTGATCTGTCGATTTCTGTTCGTCTGAGTAAATTTGTCTTGATTTTGTCATAGATTTACGGTTTTGTGGAATTTCTGTTATTGAGACGATGTGTGTTTATCAAGGAGTGAAGTTTAGTTGCGAAGATTAGGAGAGCTGTGAATGTGAAATGTAGGATTGTTGAGTTTACTGGTTTTGGAGGCATTTTGTATTTGTGTCTAATACTGCAACTTGTTTGAAAAAGAGACTTGGAACCTTGTGTGTTcattgaaagaaagaaaaaaattgagaacTTGTGTAAATTCTTGGTGTATGTGCTGACTGAGATTGAACTAAGGGATGTGGATAGTTATAATTAGAGTCGGTTTGATTATATGAAGGAGAATTGTGTGTATAGGAAATTGCAGTCGACACTCTAATTTATCATGGCTGATCATATTTTACGGCAATAGCATTCTACATTATATACTTGGAGGGAGTTTAGTGAAGCTATGGGTGTATCTGATTTTCTAGCTGTTATGTTGTGCGGGAGCGCCTAAGCAAACtaaaaccaaagaaaacaacttttggaatttttttttttaaattttctaaaataaaCTAAACTGAGAAAGTACTTCCAAAGAAAACCATTTTCCTTATAGTCCTTTAAGATCAAAACGTTAGAGCTGTTTTGAAAGCATACATTTACTTGTAGTTCTTATAGTTGGTCTTAGATTATAGTCAGAAGCAATAATTGTATAATGTGAAACTATTTTGAGGTTTATTACTTTCCTTGATGACAGGTCCGGTTGCTGAAGACATGTTTCATTGGCAAGCGACGATAATGGGCCCTCCTGACAGTCCTTATGCAGGGGGTGTCTTTCTAGTTACCATTCATTTCCCTCCTGATTATCCGTTTAAACCACCTAAGGTACAGCATCAAgtttaaccctttttttttttgtagaagtTGTTAATTTAGCTTCATACCAACTGCATTTGgctctcttgttttttttttgggcccgGGGGGGCGGGGCGGGGGGCGTGTTTCATTTTTAGACCCAATCAATGTTGTGAATTAAAAATTGATGGTTTCAGAGAAATATTGGTGATTTTTCCAGGAAAGAGGATAACTTGCGTCTTTTTGTGAACTTTTCAGAAAAAAACTGGCATTTGTTTTTTTCAAAGTCATAATTAAATTGGTTGACCTTTACTGTTCTTTTGGAAATGGTATTATCTTATGTTTAGACCCAATCAATGTTGTGACTTGAAAATTGATGGTTTCAGAGATATTGctgatatttttatttttctaggaAAGAGGATAACTTGTGTCTTTCTGTGAACTTTTCAGAAAAAaactagcattttttttttcaaagtcgTAATTAAATTGGTTGACCTTTACTGTTCTTCTGGAAATAGTATTATCTGTGTTTAGACCCAATCAATGTTGTGACTTAATAATTGATGGTTTCAGAGAAATAttgctgatatatatatatattttttttccaggAAAGAGGATAACTTGTGTCTTTCTTTGAACTTTTCAGAAAAaactagcattttttttttcaaagtcaTAATTAAATTGGTTGACCTTTACTGTTCTTATGGAAATAGTAGTATCTTATGTTTATAAAAATTGTGTCCAATCTTGGAGTGAATCCCGAATCACAAGTTCACAACTTACCTCTTTGAAACTTTACATAGGAAGGAATATATCAACTAAGTAGTATTAACAACAATAATATGTAAGGCTGAATACCTATTGAGACCATAGCTGCTGGATAGGAGAGGTTTAGATAGATTATGGCAGAGGTCAATACATAGGTACACCGACCATTGGTACAAGTACAACCAATGGATCAGGTGGTGATCGGGACTGTAGGAGTCTTTGCTTGCACATGGTTTCTAATATAATCAAAGAGGCAAAGGACTTCGTTATATTTGATCTAGAGGATCTCATTTTTGTACAAAAGAGGTCAGTAAAAGAGTAAAATGTTACTCATTGTTTTGTGTCATACCACTAAATTTAATGATGTATGATCTTTTGACTGAAAAACATTTTTTCTCTGGCTGCACGGGCAAGTTTATGCTTTATAAATATACGAGGCCAAGACATAGGCAGAGCCTCAAGTGAGGCATATTGGCTCTAGTCTTGGACTAAGTCAGAAACTTTTGGTATAGACCTACCCACCACCTAATGTAGTGTTAATTTGAACTCTGTACAACTTTAGGCTTGGCTGACATTAAGTTTGATTTTGGTTGGCCTTTAAGGTCTTGGACCAATTTCTCAGTCCTTTAAAAATCTTAAGAGAATTCTAAATCAAATTGCCTTTTTCTATTGAAATTACAATGGTATATCATGTGTCAATTAAAAATGCTTTGGCTTAATAGTCTAGAAGCTACTAAAATGACATTCATTAATCGTCACCAAATTATATTGCAGGTTGCGTTTAGGACCAAGGTCTTTCATCCAAATATCAACAGCAATGGAAGTATCTGCCTTGACATTTTGAAAGAGCAGTGGAGCCCTGCTCTGACCATATCCAAGGTTCTGATCTCTTAGTGATTGTTATGATTTAATATGGACTAGGTTTCCAATTTCCTTAGTCCAAGATAAACATGGACAGGAGATTGTGATTACTATGAAGTTCCCACAACTGCATATTTTCCATGCTGAAGTCCAGATGTTAGTGTCTGATTCACAAACTTGTGAAGCATCATTTGGAAATTAGATTTGCGTTATTGAGAAAATTTTATAATTTGATCTTCATCTGGATTTCCAAGGATGTATGCCACTGGGGATGGCTGTCAATTGTTAATGCATAGTTGCTTTACACCCTTTCACTCATCTGTATCTGCCGGTTTTTAAGTGGGTGGGAAAGGTTCTTGTTTTCTATTTCAGGTGTTACTATCCATTTGTTCCCTGTTGACGGACCCCAACCCGGATGATCCCCTGGTGCCAGAAATTGCTCACATGTACAAGACAGACCGGTCAAAGTACGAGACAACTGCTAGGAGCTGGACCCAGAAGTATGCTATGGGTTAGTATGTTGTGCGCCAACGACATGTAAGACACCAACATCGTATTCCCTGTTTTGTATAAAAGAAGCCTGGTGTGTACTATTGTAATAGACATTGAGGAATAGATTTGCCTTTGCCCCGCTTAAATCATGACAATGTGCTAAGGGGAGCAACTATGAAGGATCAGAAGTTTTTAATGTTTGATGTATTGTCTATATGTGAAACTAGAAGTTTATTCACTCTTATGTGTTATAATGTACCCTACACTAGTGTACTTCGAGCATTTGCATTATAGAGGGTTTTGCACCTTGTTGAAGTTTAATCAGTCTTGGATTTTGCCTATTCTGATCCAGTAGTACCAAAAGATCTTCTTGTGATTTGTCCGCCACAAAGGAATTATTGTGATTTAAGAATTATGAGCCTTATCTTTCCTTTCCCAGTGTGATGAGAGCTTCATTTGCTTGGTGAAAAAGATTCCTTACTGTAAAATTCATCTTCTTCTATCTGTATCCACATATTTCCCGACTTTCTGCATCATCACCACTTAATTTGCTGGTGTAGTGATAGAGTACAACTCTGCTTGGGAATCCTTTGTGTCACTAACTGGCAGTAACAACTAAAAACAAGAGCTGTGCATGCTTGCTCTCCAAGTTTCACACGGTCCCTTCTGAACCATAAAGTATATTAAATTCTTATCTCCAAGgagatttgttttattttttcgaaatgtttttattttatttatttattttgaaactTGAAGCGGATGGGTTAGAGGCTActtttccaattcttcattcagaAGACTTTCACATTTGGAGATGAGCCAAAGATTGGTTTGCCTGCAAGAAACAATCCCCTTTTTGGCCATTTCCTTGTCCATTTTCTGCCTTTCGTATAAGAGGAAAAAAAGAACCCACTATTTCATGGGCAGGTCTGGTTCCTTTAAATCTTACCAAGGAAAAACACCAttttcaaataaagaaattgataGAGCAATAGTGACAGCCTCAAAAGGAAGTTAGTGACAGCAACTaatgagagaaagaagagaaagccTACGCAGTTTCTTTGACACcaattatgttttttgtttttttagccaATACTGAAAATTGACCCAATATCTTCATTCTTTAAACTTACTGATTTATTTTGTCAGCATTAAAGTTGGTCTCAGTGAAAATTAGGTTAGGATTACGCTTGATAATGGTGTTTCCCTCCAATGtaccaaaaaattaaaaaacaaagagCTGGTCTTGGTTCCTACCATTAATATTTCTGAGAGTGGCTGAAAACAATTGaaatttcatttttaattaCAGGTTTTTTATGAATTAATGTAATGTAATGGACGGCAGGGATTTTGTAATTTAACTAACGGGGTCGTTTCGGGAAACTGAAAATATCAATTGACTGAGCTACTTGGAGACCAAGCAACAACAAGAGCCCCTAATTATTCCACTATTCTATCCTATTTTCTTGTGGCGAATGAATCTATATTTGGTAGGTAATTCAAAATGTGAAAATGAAAAACATCCCTTGAGGTTGACTTGATTGCTACAACGTAACGATAGAGGAAGAGTTGAATACTTGGTTGCCAAGCAAGAGATAATTTATACATTTTCATTGAGTTGCTATATcggtttggttttatttttattacttAAAAATTCCAATAAATGAAAATTGATAGTTTTATTCAAAAAGATCTTGATAGTTTAATATAAATTGCCAAAACAATCATTTGTATTGCCTCAAAACCAAAGTACTTTATGATTCTTTATTCTTAAAGTTTACATTCGAAACATAACATCCATAACCTACAACATTATAAGTACATGTTCCAGAACATTTTATATTATAAGTACATGTTCCAGAACATTTTATATTATAAGTACATGTTCCAGAACATTTTATTTAAGCTAAACCTGATGGGGTTGCAATTATAATATAACAACAAACATCTTATTAGAAAAGCATTTGAAATAATTTAAGGGTGTttatattcatacctccaaaattgatatttggacctccatacTTTTTatacctccaacttactttttcAAAAAGTTAATATACTAAATACACCTctctaatttttctaaaatgcCCTTACCCCATAAACAAAACCAAAGTTAGAGTTCTTCAACATTAGCATGTATAGGTAAAACGGCCACCATAAGTTCTTCTGTCTAACTTGTATCAATCAATAGAAGCTTGATTCATATACAAACAGAAAATATTTCAGTTTGTGAAGCATTGATTCATGTCTATAAGAGGTGGGTGATTTTTTTGGCTTTCCAACTTTCTTTTATTAATCAGGCATGCACGTCTGCAGTAGATAAAAAACCATCAAATCCATTTGTTGCCCAATCTCAAGAAGAATCATGAGAAACAAGGGCAATCGATCACTCTTTTACAAGTTGGACAATTAATGTATTTTTTTGTAATTCAAACTCCAACATCAACcagcaaagaagaaaaaggacatCAATAACATATAGGTCAGAATCTTTCAGCAATATCTTCCCAGACCAATATCATAAATCTGAGTTGCACAAAATCATATCCAAACATCTCTATTTGCTACTCTTCAATTTGTTGCCTTCTGCCATGATTCATGACTAATAGATATTACGAGTCATCATCATATGCTGGGTTTGTTGAATAGAGTAGAGATTTTTGTGTCCTGATTGGTAATTTTGTATGAGTTAATACaataaattattaattaaataaaataggAGGCCTAAATACCagttttggaggtatgaatagaagctctcaTAATTTAAACCTCTAtgttttttgtcaaaaaaaaaaaaacgtgatTATC
This portion of the Rosa chinensis cultivar Old Blush chromosome 1, RchiOBHm-V2, whole genome shotgun sequence genome encodes:
- the LOC112181888 gene encoding ubiquitin-conjugating enzyme E2-17 kDa; protein product: MASKRILKELKDLQKDPPTSCSAGPVAEDMFHWQATIMGPPDSPYAGGVFLVTIHFPPDYPFKPPKVAFRTKVFHPNINSNGSICLDILKEQWSPALTISKVLLSICSLLTDPNPDDPLVPEIAHMYKTDRSKYETTARSWTQKYAMG